ACCCTCTGAGTGAGCTCTGAGAAGTTGGTCTGAAAATATCCAAGTACATGTTACAATGAGAATGAGAGAAGCAGGAGGGAAAGGCAGGGGCATCAGGAAGGTAGAAGAGAAGGTGGTTTAGAATCAAGCACAAAGAGGGCTCAAAATCACATGGAAATTGGGACTGGTCAGTCAATTAGCCAGGGGACTAATGACTTTATGCATGCTGCTCTGTAGTCTACCATCATTAGGGGCATCTTAAACATAGAAAGAAAGGAACACCCAATTTCATTTCAGGCGCCCAGCCACAGGAACGTTCCTAAGGTCGAGCCTTTGCATTGAAAGTGAGACCGTTATCTAAGGATTCCTCTCCACACCCTGATTCCTGAGGAGGGTTCAAAGACAGAAACAATGACAGGCCTGTTGCTGGGCTTTGCTGTCTGCAGTAAATGAATGTTCAGCCCTTGCCCTCCTGACCTGCTTGTCTTTGTTTCTACAGAACAGTGCTCGGCATGGCAGGGATTCCAGggctcctcttccttctcttccttctgctctgtgCTGTTGGACAAGTGAGCCCTTACAGTGCCCCCTGGAAACCCACTTGGCCTGCATACCGCCTCCCTGTCGTCTTGCCCCAGTCTACCCTCAATTTAGCCAAGCCAGACTTTGGAGCCGAAGCCAAATTGGAAGTATCTTCTTCATGTGGACCCCAGTGTCATAAGGGAACTCCACTGCCCACTTATGAAGAGGCCAAGCAATATCTGTCTTATGAAACGCTCTATGCCAATGGCAGCCGCACAGAGACACAGGTGGGCATCTACATCCTCAGCAGTAGTGGAGGTGGGGCCCAACACCGAGACTCAGGGTCTTCAGGAAAGTCTCGGAGGAAGCGGCAGATTTATGGCTATGACAGCAGGTTCAGCATTTTTGGGAAGGACTTCCTGCTCAACTACCCTTTCTCAACATCAGTGAAGTTATCCACGGGCTGCACCGGCACCCTGGTGGCAGAGAAGCATGTCCTCACAGCTGCCCACTGCATACACGATGGAAAAACCTATGTGAAAGGAACCCAGAAGCTTCGAGTGGGCTTCCTGAAGCCCAAGTTTAAAGATGGTGGTCGAGGGGCCAATGACTCCACTTCAGCCATGCCCGAGAAGATGAAATTTCAGTGGATCCGGGTGAAACGCACCCATGTGCCCAAGGGTTGGATCAAGGGCAATGCCAACGACATCGGCATGGATTATGACTATGCCCTCCTGGAACTCAAAAAGCCCCACAAGAGAAAATTTATGAAGATTGGGGTGAGCCCTCCTGCTAAGCAGCTGCCAGGGGGCAGAATCCACTTCTCTGGTTATGACAATGACCGACCAGGCAATTTGGTGTATCGCTTCTGCGACGTCAAAGATGAGACCTACGACTTGCTCTACCAGCAATGTGATGCCCAGCCGGGGGCCAGCGGGTCTGGGGTCTATGTGAGGATGTGGAAGAGACAGCAGCAGAAGTGGGAGCGAAAAATTATTGGCATTTTTTCAGGGCACCAGTGGGTGGACATGAATGGTTCCCCACAGGATTTTAACGTGGCTGTTAGAATCACTCCACTCAAATATGCCCAGATTTGCTATTGGATTAAAGGAAACTACCTGGATTGTAGGGAGGGGTGACACCGTGTTCCTTCCTGGCAGCAGTTAAGAGTCTTCATGGACTTATTTTAGGAGAGGCCAaattgttttttgtcattggcgtgcacacgtgtgtgtgtgtgtgtgtgtgtgtgtgtaatatgtcATATAATCTTTTACCTAATTTCTTAAAATTGCAAGATGACTGGCTTTATTatttgaaaaccggtttgtgtatCATACCATATATCATTTAAGCAGTTTGAAGGCATACTTttgcatagaaataaaaaaatactgatgtTTGGGGCAATGAGGAATATTTGACAATTAAGTTAATCCTtcacatttttgaaaactttgatttttatttcatctgaACTTGTTTCAaagatttatattaaatatttggcATACAAGAGATATGAattcatgtgtgcatgtgtgttttcttctgagaTTCATCTTCGTGGTGggttttttcgtttttttctcCAGTGCCTGATCATTGATGCTTCCATAAGGTAGTGTTCCTATTTAGGAACTTTGACAACATTTGTTAGGAAGTTAGAATATTTTGGATTTAAGGCATTTGCACAATAATCTTTGAACAGTAAAACAATGTGTTGACTATACTGATACACATATTAAACTATACCTTATAGTAAACCAGTATCCCAAGCTGCTTTTAGTTCCAAAAATAGTTTCTCTTCCAAAGGCTGTTGCTCTGCTTTGTAGGAAGTCTTTGCAGATGGCCCTCCCAACTTTAAAGTCATACCAGAGTGGTCAAGACTGTTTAGCCCAACTCTTCCACTTACCAGGATTTCACTCACGTTTCTGGAGCTAGCTATTTTTCAGAAGACAATAATCAGGGCTTAATTAGAACAGGCTGTATTTCCTTCCAGCAAACAGTTGTGGTCACACTAAAAACAATCATAGCATTTTACCCCTGGATTATAGCACATCTCATGTTTTATCATTTGGATGgagtaatttaaaatgaattaaattccaGAGAACAATGGAAGCATTGCTTGGCAGATGGCACAACAGAATAACCACTTGTTTGGAGCCTGGCACAGTCCTCCAGCCTGATCAAAAATTATTCTGCATCGTTTTCAGTGGGCTTTCTGGGAGCTATGTACGTCTTCAATTTGGAaacttctctctctcatttataGTAAAAATACTTGGAAGTTACTTTAAGAAAACCAGAGTGGCCTTTTCCCCACTAGCTTTAAAAGGGCCCCTTCGAGGTTATAGATAAACAATTAGGTATAatagcaaaaatgaaaattggGAAAATGCAAAATGGATCAGAATCATGCCTTCCAATAAAGGCCTTTACAAATGTTTTATCAATATTATCAAATTACAGCATATAAAGAAAAGACTTGGACTtactgtatgtttttattttatggctcTCAGCCTAAGTAAGCACTTCTTTCTAAATGTATCagggagaaaaaagcaaatgGACTACAAGGCACATGTTTGCTGTTCTTGCACCCCAGGTAAACCTGAATTGGAGCAATTTGTGAGGACATTCAGATGGAGCACTGTCACTTAGACATTCTCCAGGGCTTTCTTGAGCTTTTTGGAAGGATAATTCTGATGAGGCACTCAAGGAATATACAACCACAGTGCTTTCTTCAAATCATATAAGAAATACTATGCATAGCAAGGAGATGCAGAGCCGCCAGGAAAATTCTGAGTTCCAACACATTTTTCTTTGGAATCTAACAGGAATCTagcctgaggaagaagagaggtcTCCATTTCTATGTCTGgtatttgggggttttgtttgctTAGTGAAGAAAAGCTCACTGAACGCCAAGAccagaatggatttttttaaaaaatagatgctcCTTTTATGAAGCACCTTGATTCCTTGATTGTGATTTTTTTGCAAAGTTAGACAATGGCACAAAGTCAAAATGAAATCAATGTTTAGTTCACAAGTAGATGTAATTTACTAAAGAATGATACACCCATATGCTGTGTACGGCTTAACTCATAGAACCgtaaaagaaaattgtaaaataattcaACATGTCCATCTTTTTAGTGATAGTAAAAGAAAGCATGGTATTAAACTATCATAGTAgttgacagaaaaagaaaaaaggactcaTGGCGTTATTAATGTAAcgagtgctttacatgtattagttATACATATTAGAAACATATTTGCCTAGTAAGGCTAGTAGAACCACGTTTCCCAAAGTGTGCTCCTTAAACACTCATGCCTTACGATTTTCTACCAAAACTAAAAAGGGTCATATTAAGTCAGAGGAAGATGCCTCTTCATTTTCCCTCTCTTTATCAGAGGTTCGCATGCCTGTCTGCACATTAAAAGCTCTGGGAAGACCTGTTATAAAGGGACAAGTTGAGGTAAAATCTGCATTTAAACAAACATCTCTGATCACAAAACCCTTGTTTTCTCATATAATGCCTATGAGCAATCAGGTGTTCTAATAAATACATTCTGGGGATCTCTTTAACAGCCTTTTGGTTGAGGTGATAATGTAGAAAGAATGATGAGTCTGAGTGGGGTCAGGTGCCTTTAGGGTTTAACCAGACCCTGTAACCAGGATTTGGAAGTCTTCACAGCgtgaaattagaaataataaatttgaaaattatcagTCGCTGAGAATCAGAAGTTTGTGGCAGAACTGGGGACACATATTTTACATAGACTTTGctctaaattttgaattttggaaaggAGATAGTGTTTTTAAAAGGTGGGGAAATAGCCttaaagaggtaaagaaatatgagccagtaaatggcagagttgtatattctttctttttattgtttttggacCAAAAAGGGATTAAAATATCAAGGTCATGCTCCCAATTCCCTGTTCTTTGTGTAGCTCAGTCTACCTGCTTGGGGAGATGGGAAACACCCAGTGATGCCTGGATCATGTATTCAAGGAATCACTCTTTCCCTAACAAACGCTACAGGAGGTCTTTAACTCAGAACTTGTTAAGGATGACTAAGCCTGTCCCGGAATGATGACTCTAGGCTACTGTCTGCTAACTGAAGGGTAAATGGCAGCCATCCAGGGAATTCAGAGGAATTCTGACAGTGATCCCCAACACTAAGGGCTTCCTTCTTACTTTGCCTGGGTTCTGCTGCTATTCACGTCTGCACTTTCTTTGTTCTTGTCATGAACCAGCTCAAGTATACCTTGAAGTTGCCTCTAACCATTGATTTCTATGGATGTTTGATAAGGCAGtcatttcatttattcagaaTGGGATTCTTTTGAGAATGCTATGAATAATGAAGCTGGGGCAGCAGCTGTAAGCCAGGTATGTCTTGGCCAACAAGCATGTTTAATCACCTAATTATTAACCTTTCAAAGCACTGTATAGAGTGCAGACTGGCAGCCATCCTTGCTAATCTAGGAACAAAGGTGGGGCTGCAGCTCCCTGtgtttctcctctctgggcttccattgTGATTCCTGTGATACCTTCTTTGCCTGGCTCAGCATTCTGAGGGCCTCCAATAGGGGAAGGGCATTTAAAAATCCTTTCGATGGGATGGGGTCATCGTATATACATAGACATGAGGCCATTTCTGGAAGATCAACAACACATCTGTTTTTAGTCTGGGGTTCCCCCCGGAGGAGGAAATAAACCAGCTTCCAGAACAAGAGTAAACAggggttggctgggcatggtggctcatgcctgtaatcctagcactttgggaggccgaggcaggtggatcacttgaggtgaggagatcCAGACTAGccctgctaacatggtgaaaccccatctctactaaaaatacaaaaattggccgggcatggtggcacatgcctgtagtcccagctactagggaagctaaggcaggagaatcgcttgaatctaggggttggaggttgcaatgagccaaaattatgcctgcactccagcctaggcaacagagtgagactctgtctcaaaaaaatttaaaaaaaattttaaaaaggataaacagGATTGAGAGCTGAGATAGCAGCCTGGTATGGGAAGATGATGGCCTTGGAGTTGGGCAGACTGATTCCATAGTTGCCTAGTTCCTTATGGCAAATAAATCCCAATGCAGTGTGGTTTAAAATTTAAACACTCCTATATGATTTAAAGATCCTCCCTCTTCTGGGTTCTAGCTTCTCAGTGGGCTCGGTTGAAgctgaggaagagagaaaggagacaggCATCTTTATCTGACTCACTGCGATGATGTTCTCTCTTCATTGCTTGCTGCTTCTCAGATAACACCAGCTCTTGTACCCTCTTTAGCCCTCACCTGTGGTGATATAACCCTCTGTCTCCTGCTTTTGGGGGCACCTTTATCTAACAGATAGCTCTCTCAAATACACAGCCAGCAAGATGCTTCAAGCCCAGTCATCTTGTTTCCTATTTGCATAACCCACAAGAAACTCATAGGCTTGCTACACCTGTGTGTTAGTGGCTCACTGAGCATTTGGGAGGGAATATGTTTGAGCCTCAACTAACTGAAGTGCAAGGGCCCCTGGCAGTAGCAAACTCATTCTGTTTAAAAGACAGATGGGGAAGAGTTCAAAAAGCTAGATTCCAGCCAGCTCATATAGAAATTAAGGATTCTGGTAAGGTCTTTTTAATTCACCTTACTTGCTGGGGGATACAGTCAAAGGACTTTAAGTAGGAGCCCTGGTGGGGCCTCATCAGGACCGACTTATCCATGAAGGGACAGTGGGCACAGTGCCTGGGGCCCACAGCAGTTTTAGACAtcacacagaaatattttaacttattttaaaatcaaaagaagaaagtgaatTTTTAAGCCTAACAAAATGTGCTAatataatgttaatatatttatattaacagccataaaatatagtttttaatatgtttaatggAGGAGGAGACTTATGAAGCCAAAGGTGCTTAGGGCTCACAAAAATCACAATGCAGCCCTGAAactcatttatattttacaatatctCTTTGGATGCTAAATAGAGAATGGATTTTAGGCAGTGGCAATGGGAAAACTAGTAATCCAGGTAAGAAATGGCAGTGACTTTGACTATGGAAGTAGAGGATAAAGTAAAGGATATTGAATAGTGGTCATATTTGCAAGAGTATATATTTGAAAGTAGAGCCAACATGAATAGGTGTGGTAAAGGGGGAATCAAGAATGACTGCTTGGCTTGGGGCCTGAGCATCCAGGTGATTCCAGGTGCCATTTGCTGAGATGGGAAAGACTAAAGGAAGAGAATTAGATTCTGCTGTGGAAATGAAAACCAAGAATTCCTGTGTCAGTAGTGTTAGGTTTCAGTTGTCTAGCAGACATCCAAATGCCAATGTCAAATGAACTATAGGATCTCTGATTGTGAAGCTCAGTAGAAATATCTCAAATGTACTTGTAGATGGTATTTAAACCACAGAAAGATAATATCACCTGGGGAGAGAATGAGGCTTGAGAGGAGAAGAAGGCTGAGGACTGAGTCCCAGTCCACCAACATTTAGTAGAAGAGGAGGAGGGTTcagcagaagaggaggaggaagaggaggagaaggaggaggaggcagtaAGGAAGCTGGTAAGAAGCCACCAATAAGGTTGAGGACAAAGAGGAAAATGTAGCCTCAAAGAAATCGAGAGAAAAAAGTTGGAAGCCAAGTTGAGGAAGGGGAGACAAAGGGTGGGACAAGATCAGATTGCACTTTAGGTTATGTTTAGAAATGTCCCTCTGGCTATGGTGGGAAAGACGGGGTGGAAGGCAGGAGACCAGAGAAGAGTCTGTCTAGTCCTCCAAGCCCCAGCTGTTTTCATGACAAGCAGAACCTTGCCTTGTGTATCTCTGTGCACCCACCATGCAAGCATGGGGCACTGTGCACCAGGTATGCTTATCATGCCTGTGAATGAGGGATTGATTAACTGAATCCTCCAGGGACACTTGGGACAGCTGTGCCCACAAGAAGAGCAAGAACCCAGGCATCAATGGGGTGGTGCAAACATGGGCTCAGGGAGGCCCCCTGCCATCCCCTCCTGCCTGGAATAATGTTTTCTGAGAAGCAGAAAGTGCAGGGTGACTCTTCAGTGTGGTATTTGTCTATGTGTGTATCAAGTGTGTAAAAATACTGAGTGCTCTCTTAGTCTTGATTTATCACTGCCCCTTGTCTTTGGGCTATTAAAAGGACTAAGGCCCTCTCTTCCATAAAGAGCAAGAACAGCTTTGAGAAGTGTCAAGTTCCAATCCAGTGAAGAAAGACTGAAGTGTTTGCCTTGGAGAGAATGAGGAGAGTCTcaggaaatgaaataaacagacaaaGGGGCTAGAATCCGAGCAGCAGCCATGGGAACAGCAGCCGATTCTTGCCATCCAGTGAGCTGTCTTCTCAGGATGGCCTTGCCTGGCTATCTTCTCTGAAGTTCAATGCTCCTCAGCCCCTTCTTCGGGCAGTTCTTATTGCCCTTCCCTGTTTTTTTGTCCTGCTCTGCACTTATCACTAACTctgttatatttatgtatttgtccTCTGCCACTAGAATGTAATTTCATGAGGACAGAGGTTTTTGTCTGTTGTGTCCACaattagtacagtgcctggcatgtaggttctcaataaataatgTTATTCAAATGGGTGATTGAATGAATGATCCCAGATGGTTTATATAACCCAGAAAATGATAACTTAGGATTACTTGAGCTTGGATATTCCTTGGGTCCAAACACATCCCAGAATAAAACTCTTGTGGTGTTTTGTATGTATTCTGTTCTATTCTAGCATGTGTTACATTGCTGTTGTTATTTATGTGTCTGTCTCTCCTACTAGACTATGAGCCTTGCAAGAGCAGGGGCTGAGTTCTGttcttctctgtcttcctttaTCTATCCCATGGTCTAGCACAGGAATTATTTGTGAGAAAATGAGTGTCTGTCTGTCTTGACCTGTCATGACAGAGATCCTTTCCCACATCTCACAGGCAACAAGCTAGAGTTCAGTGCTATCTATCACCTCCTCTCCAGCTCCCCTGCCACTGCCCTGATTTCaccttgatttttctcctttaactaTGACAGCAGGTTCCAAATCGGATTCTGAGCCTCCCAGCTCACCCACACCTGCCCAAGACATGTTCTGAAGCAAAGACATGATCAGGCCCCTCCCCTATGTTTCCTATTGACTAGATGCTGGTTACTAGAGAAGTTTAGTTTTCTTAGCCTTGAATCCATGACCCATCCAATATAGTGATCAGATTTATCCCCCATTGCTTTCCAGAGTCACATAACCTGGCATCTAGCCAAGTTGCACCAAACGCATCTGTGTTTTCAACCCTCTCTCATCGCTCAAGCTCTTCTACCCTCTAGCTAGGTTgtccttcctccatctcttcaATTAGTCAATCAGTCagttattcattcagcaaatgtccTCAAGCCCACCTCGGTGCCAGTCACTGTGTTCACACTGGGGCTGCAGAGATGACTGAGATACATCCCTGTGCTCAGGGTTGTTTATGTGTCTTCTCCTTTTGAGGTCACTGTAGTCATGACTCTTGCTGTACCTCCCAGAGTGATGAGGCTCAGTAACTACCGTCTCCACAAAATACCTTGGCCTCAGTACAATGGAATTGCCACTTTGTAAATTGAATGAGTTGAGTGTTTcccatacattttaataaatcattGAGTTACCATCCTGCCTGATGATTACATTTCCTTTCTTGGATTTATTAATACTTGCTCCACATCCAGTTCCCTGATGGAAAATGCCATGTTTGGTAAACTACTATAGCCCCAAGCATGACTAATATCCTctgtggataaggcattctggtACATAAGGACACtgtttttttaaagtgacagGTTTTACTACTCCAGGATGATTTCCAGACCAGCTGAACACAGAGTTGGAATAGAAATGCCACCATTTTGCCTTTCTActctcacagaaaaaaatgtgttcattgAGTATAACATAATATCAGGAAGAATTCATTCAATTCCTTCATTATATCTTTACCGATCAGCCTCTTTATGCTTCGTTTTGTTCTTCAAGCTGTTTAGTGTCCCAAATGCTCTTCACTCTATTTGTCTGAGTTCTTGAAAATTGTAAAATCCTATGAAGATTCATCTGCAAAAAAGTTTAACTTGAAAATCTAATTATTTATAAGACCCACTTTTGTGAAAGAATAATACATAATGATCATATTTGAGTCTAAAAATCTGGACATTTATAGTTGTAATCAGATTTATTTACAgtctatattttttcaaatggcctatttttccttgaaaatataGTTTTTGAGGGGCAAGAAAgccttttttgtgattttttttattaccttCTAACTGAGCTTCTGTTTCCCTCATGCTTTCTATTTCATGTATAGTATATTTTGGATCATGTTTTTCTTGACTCTGGAACTTCCTGTAACTTTTTATATGGTGTTTCTTTTAGATactgttttcaaaactttttcttttgaaatgtgtcaATCTGTCCAGAGAATTAAGTTAATGGTGTGCCTATTTTTAAACTCTTTAGATAGCTATAgttgaaaagacaaaaacaaagcgAGAAATTATGTGACTACAGATAGAACTTTTCCAAATGGCTAACGGACATTTTTGAGACAAAACTCCATACTTTTATTGAAACACCTATATTTCTGGCTCATGGCTTGTCACTGTATTCTGGAAGTAAGACAAAGAGGCTTGTCTAGTGGACCTGAACACCAATTAGAGTTTCTTTTCAAGACATCACTATTCAGCTCTCCTGTTTGCCACTGGCCAGTTGACTTTTTATAGCCAGTGAAAATCCATCCAAGAATCCTGCAGTTTCTTCATGAACTTGTTCTTGTAACGAATTTACATTATGTTCAGATCATTCATTTATGAAACCAACAAGCATGTTATGTGCCAGATACTTTTATGaatgatttacatatattaattcattcacttcCCACTATAAACCTATGAAGTaggcattgattttgtatctatGTCAGAGAGGGGCTAATTGAAACAAGGTAACTTGCCAAAAACACACAGCTAGAAATGCGATCCATATTTTAGCAGTCTGCCTTGGGAGTTCATGCTCTGATTCTACTAATAGCAAGGTGCCATGAGACTACCAAGAATGTAGCAACTAACCATGCCTCCAGATTGGGAGACAGGAGCCTCAGGGAAGATAAATACAGAACAAGAGATGTTTGATCCTTGATCAAGGTGCTTAATCCTTGATTTAATCCCTGTTAGCAACTGATGAGCACATACTAAATTACCTGCAAAGAAGatataccagaaaaaaatatgtgcacATATCTGCAAAGCTGTATTACATACCCAAAAACTTTGTATCATCAGTACAACTGTAAAACAAATTATGTGTGACTTGATTCATTTACACATGCTAaccaaatattttcagatttcctTTATGCTGTGCCACATCATATGTATCATTAATTGAAATCTATTTTGAATGGCCAACATTCAGAAGTTTCTCGAGTGCCTGGGAGGGATCTAAATTTTTAAGACACACTACTGTTGCAACCATTGTTTTACATTATAACATGATTCTGATCAATTTGTGTTTAATAAGTGTTTCTGACCATTGAGGAAGACCTTTCCTTTCTAAATCAACAcgaaacttgaaaaaataaatcaaaattttgaaatatcaCCTTGTTCTGTAGATTCAGACTAAATGATCTCAGATTTCTTCATGTGTtggaaaatgtactttaaaaaaactttcccCAAGGCATCTTCTTTGCCAGCTGGACTGACTTTTGCTCTTTCTTGGATTGCCCCCTAGTGGTTTATTTAACTTATGACTGTTTCCCAAATGCTCCTGGGCAACTCGTGGTTGCTTTGAATTTGCTTTTAGTTTGATCCTTTCCATACCTTCTCCCATTTGCACAGAGGGGCTTCCAAAGACAGTGTCTTTGAATGAGAGTGAGCAATGTGCAAAATGGCCCAAACACTTAGTGGTAATTAATACATGCTATTAATGATGGTGGTGAAatccttctttcaagtttgttctcttactttttttctttgtgctgtTTTTAACTTTGCCCACTCTTTACTTTCTTCCCTCTGTTAACATCCTACTGGAGTGGTGCCGGGTAATCTGGTGGCACAGGATGACTTACAGGCAATGCTGTGTCTTGAAAAA
Above is a genomic segment from Chlorocebus sabaeus isolate Y175 chromosome 1, mChlSab1.0.hap1, whole genome shotgun sequence containing:
- the PRSS23 gene encoding serine protease 23 gives rise to the protein MAGIPGLLFLLFLLLCAVGQVSPYSAPWKPTWPAYRLPVVLPQSTLNLAKPDFGAEAKLEVSSSCGPQCHKGTPLPTYEEAKQYLSYETLYANGSRTETQVGIYILSSSGGGAQHRDSGSSGKSRRKRQIYGYDSRFSIFGKDFLLNYPFSTSVKLSTGCTGTLVAEKHVLTAAHCIHDGKTYVKGTQKLRVGFLKPKFKDGGRGANDSTSAMPEKMKFQWIRVKRTHVPKGWIKGNANDIGMDYDYALLELKKPHKRKFMKIGVSPPAKQLPGGRIHFSGYDNDRPGNLVYRFCDVKDETYDLLYQQCDAQPGASGSGVYVRMWKRQQQKWERKIIGIFSGHQWVDMNGSPQDFNVAVRITPLKYAQICYWIKGNYLDCREG